A window from Candidatus Nitrospira neomarina encodes these proteins:
- a CDS encoding DegQ family serine endoprotease — translation MGTNNRGSRSWRFQWPLSFTGMNAGKAGLAGIGFLAGVLLLGSWNMPFHSQAAVSQAADPASVGSPPNMDKGGFADIAQAVTPAVVNITVRKEAPVPMSGMPSDPMREFFGLPGMPEMPGMPNRPNGPPAPEGQGAGSGVIISSDGYVLTNDHVVDGAKEIMVTLPDNREFTGKVIGLDPQTDLAVIKIDGKDLPYVPWGNSGELRVGEYVLAVGNPFGLNSTVTLGIVSALGRGGMGITQYEDFIQTDAAINPGNSGGALVNTRGQLVGINTAIFSQSGGYQGVGFAVPTNLAKPVYDSLVSTGKVVRGFLGVGIQAVTTDLADSFKLDQSKGALVTNVVPGSPADKAGLKRGDVIVEYQGKPVLDPRSLQHHVIRTTIGTEVKMVVIRDGQKHTLNAEIREQDKPVQVAQAGQMGTTEGPLAGVAVQNLNPGMAEQLGVEEHVNGVVVMDVAPGSYAARAGLAQGDVISEINRNPVRSEEDFRQVTSGLKDKSSALIFIHRGQGALYLTVKV, via the coding sequence ATGGGTACAAACAATCGTGGTTCTCGTAGTTGGCGGTTCCAATGGCCTTTGTCCTTTACCGGAATGAATGCCGGGAAGGCGGGACTGGCCGGCATCGGTTTTTTGGCTGGAGTCCTTCTGCTCGGGTCATGGAATATGCCGTTTCATTCTCAAGCAGCCGTTTCCCAAGCGGCAGATCCTGCATCCGTGGGTTCTCCCCCCAATATGGATAAAGGAGGATTTGCTGACATTGCCCAGGCGGTGACCCCCGCAGTGGTCAATATTACGGTTCGAAAAGAAGCGCCGGTCCCCATGTCGGGAATGCCGTCTGATCCGATGAGAGAGTTTTTCGGTCTGCCCGGAATGCCGGAGATGCCAGGAATGCCGAACCGGCCCAATGGTCCTCCTGCTCCGGAAGGGCAGGGAGCTGGTTCCGGTGTCATTATTTCTAGTGATGGATATGTGTTGACCAATGATCATGTGGTCGACGGGGCCAAGGAAATCATGGTGACGCTTCCGGATAATCGGGAATTCACGGGAAAAGTGATCGGCCTTGATCCTCAGACTGATTTAGCGGTCATTAAAATTGACGGGAAGGATCTCCCGTATGTTCCATGGGGAAATTCCGGCGAGCTTCGAGTCGGAGAATATGTCCTGGCGGTCGGCAATCCATTTGGACTGAATTCCACCGTCACGCTGGGGATTGTCAGCGCATTGGGTCGAGGAGGCATGGGCATTACCCAGTATGAAGATTTCATTCAGACCGATGCCGCGATCAATCCGGGGAATTCCGGTGGTGCGTTGGTGAATACGCGAGGCCAACTGGTCGGCATTAATACCGCAATCTTTTCCCAATCCGGCGGGTACCAAGGCGTGGGATTTGCGGTTCCCACCAATCTTGCCAAACCGGTGTATGACAGTTTGGTCAGTACCGGAAAAGTTGTGCGAGGATTTTTGGGGGTCGGTATACAAGCCGTCACGACGGATCTCGCAGACTCCTTTAAATTGGATCAATCCAAAGGAGCGCTGGTCACGAACGTTGTTCCCGGAAGTCCTGCGGACAAGGCGGGCCTCAAACGGGGTGATGTGATTGTCGAATATCAGGGCAAACCCGTATTGGATCCGCGTAGTCTTCAGCATCATGTCATCAGGACTACTATCGGAACGGAAGTGAAGATGGTGGTGATCCGGGATGGTCAGAAGCATACTTTGAATGCGGAGATTCGTGAACAAGATAAGCCTGTTCAAGTGGCACAAGCAGGCCAGATGGGCACGACGGAAGGACCGCTTGCCGGGGTGGCTGTTCAGAATCTCAACCCTGGTATGGCCGAGCAATTAGGGGTGGAAGAACATGTGAACGGGGTGGTAGTTATGGATGTCGCTCCGGGAAGTTATGCCGCACGGGCAGGACTGGCTCAGGGCGATGTGATCAGCGAAATCAACCGTAACCCGGTTCGCTCGGAGGAGGATTTCAGGCAAGTGACCTCAGGCTTGAAGGACAAGTCCTCCGCCTTAATCTTTATCCATAGGGGTCAAGGAGCCTTGTATCTGACTGTAAAAGTGTAA
- a CDS encoding acetolactate synthase large subunit, whose protein sequence is MKAATLIVQCLENEGVKYIFGVPGEENMDLLDAMIGSSICFVMTRHEQGAAFMADVYGRLTGNAGVCLATLGPGATNLISGVADATMDRAPLVALTGQADRDRLHKESHQHLDIVSLFRPVTKWNATLPIPDIIPEVFRKAFKLAQAEKPGATHIEIPEDIASRETEGHPLLVQSVHPGGAAPEQLDKAQRIIGEARHPIVLAGNGVIRGHASEALVRFAETLNIPVATTFMAKGTIPDTHPLSLGAIGLETMDYVNCEFLDADVVIAIGYDIVEYAPHAWNPNRDKKIVHVDLSPAEVDASYIIEVGVVGTIASSLEALTDQVHAPATTRASRFRHMLHEELAQGGQNTSFPLKPQRILADLRASLAHDDIVISDVGAHKVWLGRLFPCFLPNTCIISNGFAAMGIALPGAVAAKLAHPDRRVVAVTGDGGFLMNSQELETAVRMATPFVVLIFNDGGLGLIRWKQMQQFGRSTYVEFHNMDIVKYAESFGAKGYRIASAKELAPVLRKALTSNTLSIIDCPVDASENILLTQRLGTLPSMPEGQR, encoded by the coding sequence ATGAAAGCCGCCACACTCATCGTACAATGCCTGGAGAACGAAGGCGTGAAATATATCTTCGGTGTGCCGGGCGAGGAGAATATGGATCTTCTTGATGCGATGATCGGTTCTTCTATCTGCTTTGTCATGACCCGCCATGAGCAGGGGGCGGCCTTCATGGCCGACGTATACGGCCGGTTGACCGGTAACGCCGGCGTGTGCCTCGCCACGCTGGGGCCAGGCGCAACGAATCTTATCAGTGGCGTGGCCGATGCCACCATGGATCGTGCGCCACTTGTTGCCCTGACCGGCCAAGCTGACCGGGACCGGCTGCATAAGGAATCCCATCAGCACCTTGACATCGTTTCCCTGTTTCGTCCTGTGACCAAGTGGAATGCCACCTTGCCCATTCCCGACATCATTCCTGAAGTCTTTCGGAAAGCCTTTAAGCTCGCGCAGGCCGAAAAACCCGGCGCCACACACATCGAAATTCCCGAAGACATCGCTTCGAGGGAAACCGAGGGCCACCCCCTGCTCGTGCAATCGGTTCACCCCGGGGGGGCCGCACCCGAACAACTCGACAAGGCCCAACGTATCATCGGGGAGGCCAGACATCCGATCGTGCTCGCGGGCAATGGCGTCATTCGCGGACATGCCTCCGAAGCGCTGGTGCGCTTTGCGGAAACGCTGAACATTCCGGTTGCCACAACCTTTATGGCCAAAGGCACCATTCCCGATACCCACCCGCTCTCGCTCGGTGCCATTGGACTGGAGACCATGGACTATGTGAACTGCGAATTTCTGGACGCGGACGTCGTGATCGCGATTGGATATGACATCGTGGAATATGCTCCCCATGCCTGGAACCCCAACCGCGACAAGAAAATTGTGCACGTGGACCTGTCGCCCGCCGAGGTTGACGCGTCGTACATCATCGAGGTCGGGGTCGTGGGTACGATCGCTTCGTCACTTGAAGCGCTGACGGATCAGGTCCACGCGCCCGCCACAACGCGGGCCTCACGATTCCGCCACATGCTTCACGAGGAATTGGCACAAGGCGGTCAGAACACGTCATTTCCTCTTAAGCCGCAAAGAATCCTCGCGGACCTGCGTGCGTCGCTTGCCCACGATGATATCGTGATCTCGGACGTCGGCGCGCACAAAGTCTGGCTGGGGCGCCTCTTCCCATGCTTTCTTCCCAACACCTGCATCATCTCGAACGGATTCGCCGCCATGGGCATTGCCTTGCCCGGCGCGGTGGCGGCCAAATTGGCACACCCGGACCGCCGTGTCGTGGCGGTCACCGGTGATGGAGGGTTCCTGATGAACTCCCAGGAATTGGAGACCGCCGTACGCATGGCTACCCCCTTTGTGGTGCTCATTTTCAACGATGGTGGTCTCGGCCTGATTCGCTGGAAACAAATGCAGCAATTCGGCAGATCGACATACGTGGAATTTCACAATATGGATATCGTGAAATACGCGGAAAGCTTTGGTGCGAAAGGGTATCGCATCGCATCGGCAAAGGAACTGGCACCCGTGCTGCGAAAAGCGTTGACCTCTAATACCCTTTCAATCATCGACTGCCCGGTCGATGCTTCCGAGAATATACTCCTCACCCAAAGACTCGGTACTCTTCCCTCAATGCCAGAGGGTCAACGATGA
- the pgi gene encoding glucose-6-phosphate isomerase: MSRVKSTTHRARPVLTKRPAWKALAAHYKTIHGLHLRQLFADDPDRGERLTAEAAGIYLDYSKNRITDETLGLLLQLAEDCGLRERIGAMFCGEEINVTEGRAVLHTALRVPETKRILVNGVNIVPEVHGVLDRMAEFSHQVRNGLWRGHTGKRIRHVVNIGIGGSDLGPVMAYEALRHYSQRDMTFHFISNVDGTDFAETTRNLNPEETLFIICSKTFTTLETLTNAHTARAWSVGQIGHEEAVRKHFVAVSTNAEEVSKFGIDTANMFEFWDWVGGRYSMDSAIGLSTMLAVGPDHFRAMLDGFHAMDEHFRTAPFDRNLPVLMGLLTIWYNNFFKTETVAVLPYDHYLKRFPAYLQQLTMESNGKHVTLGGAGVGYQTAPIYWGEPGTNGQHSFYQLIHQGTKLIPCDCIGFSQTLNSIGHQHDMLMANLFAQTEALAFGKTAEEVKADGIPSWLVPHRVFDGNRPTNTILAERLTPETLGALIALYEHSVFTQGTIWDIDSFDQWGVELGKVLAKRTLAELESPDEPQLKHDSSTNALIRRYRRFKNSPP, encoded by the coding sequence ATGAGCCGCGTGAAATCAACCACTCACAGGGCTCGCCCGGTGTTGACCAAGCGGCCCGCATGGAAAGCGTTGGCCGCGCATTATAAGACGATCCACGGTCTGCATTTGCGCCAGCTTTTTGCCGACGATCCCGACCGGGGCGAGCGCCTGACTGCCGAAGCCGCCGGCATTTACCTTGACTATTCGAAAAATCGCATCACCGACGAAACTCTAGGCCTTCTCCTTCAGCTTGCCGAAGACTGCGGTCTGCGTGAGCGCATCGGGGCCATGTTCTGTGGTGAGGAGATCAACGTGACAGAAGGACGCGCCGTTCTGCACACCGCTCTGCGCGTGCCTGAGACCAAACGAATTCTCGTTAATGGTGTCAATATCGTTCCTGAGGTGCATGGAGTTCTCGACCGCATGGCGGAATTCTCACACCAGGTCCGCAACGGTTTATGGCGGGGACACACCGGCAAGCGGATACGCCACGTGGTCAATATCGGCATCGGCGGCTCTGACCTCGGTCCGGTGATGGCCTATGAAGCCCTGCGTCATTACAGCCAGCGCGACATGACCTTCCACTTCATCTCGAACGTCGACGGCACCGACTTTGCCGAAACCACACGCAACCTCAACCCGGAAGAAACGCTCTTCATCATCTGTTCGAAGACCTTTACGACGCTGGAAACCCTGACGAACGCCCACACCGCGCGCGCGTGGAGTGTGGGACAGATCGGACACGAGGAAGCCGTGCGCAAGCACTTTGTGGCCGTGTCAACCAATGCCGAAGAGGTTTCAAAGTTTGGGATCGACACGGCAAACATGTTCGAGTTCTGGGACTGGGTCGGCGGGAGATATTCGATGGATTCCGCCATCGGCCTCTCGACCATGCTCGCCGTCGGCCCCGATCACTTTCGGGCGATGCTGGACGGTTTTCACGCGATGGATGAACATTTCCGCACGGCTCCATTCGACCGCAACCTGCCCGTGCTCATGGGACTCCTCACCATCTGGTATAACAATTTCTTCAAGACAGAGACGGTCGCGGTCTTACCCTACGACCACTACCTCAAGCGCTTTCCAGCCTATCTCCAGCAGTTGACGATGGAGAGCAATGGCAAGCATGTCACACTCGGAGGAGCAGGCGTTGGGTATCAGACAGCTCCGATCTATTGGGGCGAACCAGGCACAAACGGCCAACACTCCTTCTACCAGCTGATCCACCAGGGAACAAAGTTAATCCCCTGCGATTGTATCGGTTTTTCCCAAACCCTGAATTCGATCGGCCATCAGCATGACATGCTGATGGCAAATCTGTTTGCACAGACTGAGGCGTTGGCCTTCGGGAAGACCGCCGAGGAAGTCAAAGCCGACGGCATACCAAGCTGGCTGGTGCCGCACCGCGTGTTTGACGGCAATCGCCCGACCAACACCATTCTTGCCGAGCGTCTGACGCCGGAAACGCTCGGGGCGTTGATCGCGCTCTACGAACACAGCGTCTTCACGCAAGGGACGATCTGGGATATCGATTCATTCGACCAATGGGGCGTTGAACTGGGCAAGGTGCTGGCAAAACGGACGCTTGCAGAACTGGAGAGCCCTGATGAGCCGCAGCTCAAGCATGACAGTTCAACCAACGCGCTCATCCGTCGCTACCGCCGCTTTAAGAACAGTCCTCCCTGA